A genome region from Trichoderma asperellum chromosome 7, complete sequence includes the following:
- a CDS encoding uncharacterized protein (EggNog:ENOG41) — protein sequence MALETLHPSHCEESMVSELQESETLGIPGETTTTLPPPQIKTMVCDTGFHMVANRISNPKSTYRYSPLSAHSIRQLRLQPHSDEHALVQCQLFEYPFVDSGKGTHRYEALSYVWGSEEKPRRVSTNEGDIYVTENLHAALLRLRDHSLDRIIWVDAICINQDDMEERNRQVRIMAKIYARASRVIVWLEEATDSRPVGNNDSADVHQALELISSAAGGQPAKSSDDDANRLAIRRLLQRS from the coding sequence ATGGCTTTAGAGACACTGCACCCAAGCCACTGTGAGGAGAGCATGGTCTCGGAGCTTCAGGAGAGTGAAACTCTTGGTATACCAGGGgaaaccaccaccacccttCCTCCGCCTCAAATTAAGACCATGGTGTGCGACACTGGATTCCACATGGTGGCAAATCGAATCTCCAATCCAAAATCAACATACCGCTATTCACCATTGTCAGCTCATTCTATCCGCCAACTTCGGCTACAACCGCATTCAGACGAACATGCTCTGGTACAATGTCAACTTTTCGAGTATCCTTTCGTGGACTCAGGGAAAGGGACTCACCGTTACGAGGCTTTATCTTACGTATGGGGCTCTGAAGAGAAGCCCCGACGTGTTTCAACCAATGAAGGTGACATATACGTCACGGAAAATCTCCACGCGGCTCTATTACGCCTTCGGGATCACTCCTTGGATCGGATCATATGGGTCGATGCTATTTGCATCAACCAAGATGACATGGAAGAGCGGAATCGTCAAGTTCGGATCATGGCTAAGATATATGCCAGAGCAAGTCGTGTAATTGTCTGGCTTGAAGAGGCAACAGATAGTCGTCCAGTGGGCAATAACGACTCAGCTGATGTTCACCAAGCACTCGAACTAATAAGCAGTGCTGCGGGCGGCCAGCCAGCGAAGTCTTCGGATGACGATGCAAATCGTCTAGCTATTCGCAGGCTTCTTCAACGATCATGA
- a CDS encoding uncharacterized protein (EggNog:ENOG41): MFYSMEIDGFAFCTGLNALNLAMHDSEVQSRIRSVACLIKGASLRPKYVAASSDRFSLDIRPLGTLVDMYHNHKAKDWRDKIYALLGMSSDIPTDLLPNYNIPWTDLFCRLIHSIVGEQASVQTWDNKQVAVIKQMGCVLGSISSVSSTGDWDDILDVRVRTWALSTPDWMMSYRDWTLQASANSIKENDIVCLLQGASKPTIIRLCQDYGVIVAIAVNPRDDSWQYGSPQERIFNREFLLAWDWEMSPEEDESGGSLGQGDQITQHRTVIESRETV, from the exons ATGTTTTATTCCATGGAAATTGATGGATTTGCATTCTGCACGGGTTTAAACGCACTGAACCTTGCCATGCATGATTCAGAAGTGCAGAGTCGAATTCGTTCTGTGGCCTGCCTTATAAAGGGCGCTAGCCTGCGACCCAAATATGTGGCTGCTAGCTCAGACAGATTTTCTCTTGATATACGCCCCCTCGGGACGCTTGTGGATATGTACCACAATCACAAGGCTAAGGACTGGCGGGACAAGATTTATGCCTTGCTCGGCATGAGCTCTGATATTCCAACAGATCTTTTACCTAACTACAACATTCCATGGACAGACCTCTTCTGTCGACTTATACACTCGATCGTCGGAGAACAAGCATCTGTCCAAACTTGGGACAACAAGCAGGTCGCAGTCATCAAGCAAATGGGCTGTGTTCTCGGCAGTATATCATCAGTATCAAGCACTGGCGATTGGGATGATATACTAGATGTGAGAGTGAGGACCTGGGCCTTATCCACGCCCGACTGGATGATGAGTTATAGGGACTGGACTCTCCAAGCCTCTGCCAACTCTATCAAGGAAAATGACATCGTCTGCCTTCTGCAAGGCGCATCAAAGCCCACGATCATCAGATTATGTCAGGACTATGGTGTCATTGTCGCAATTGCCGTTAACCCCAGGGATGACTCCTGGCAATATGGTTCGCCGCAGGAAAGAATCTTCAACCGTGAATTTCTACTTGCCTGGGACTGGGAAATGTCCCCTGAAGA AGACGAAAGCGGAGGATCACTGGGGCAAGGCGACCAGATTACACAACATCGGACAGTTATTGAGAGCCGTGAGACAGTATGA
- a CDS encoding uncharacterized protein (EggNog:ENOG41), translated as MKDKFEEHKKLSEEKVMKRLKTETDRKDFIASMVSKKGKDELSFQELTVNAGILVIGGSETTATVLSAATYFLGANPEPLKKLCDEVRFAFNSEEEIDLFSVGRLNYMLAVLDEAMRLHAPVPATTPRTINEQGDTIAGYYVPPGTNIDIWYWTMFHYAEYWTQAEDFIPERWLGDPRFEHDKRQIFTPFSVGPRNCIGKNLAYAEMRLILAKLIWNYDIELAEESVDWDKRCRCYILYEKGPLYVYLKPRQG; from the exons ATGAAAGACAAGTTCGAAGAACACAAGAAGCTATCTGAAGAAAAAGTCATGAAAAGGTTAAAGACGGAAACGGATCGGAAAGACTTTATAGCTTCCATGGTatccaaaaaaggaaaagat GAATTATCCTTTCAAGAGCTTACCGTCAACGCTGGTATCCTAGTTATTGGAGGTTCagaaacaacagcaacagtgCTCTCTGCAGCAACGTACTTCCTTGGTGCTAACCCAGAGCCTCTCAAAAAGCTATGCGATGAAGTTCGATTTGCGTTTAAcagtgaagaagagattgatCTATTCAGCGTTGGTCGCTTAAACTACATGCTCGCTGTTTTGGATGAAGCAATGAGGCTTCACGCGCCGGTTCCAGCGACGACGCCACGAACTATTAATGAACAAGGTGACACCATTGCAGGCTACTACGTGCCGCCGGGA ACAAACATTGATATCTGGTATTGGACCATGTTCCATTATGCTGAATATTGGACCCAAGCCGAAGATTTCATCCCAGAACGATGGCTAGGAGATCCAAGATTTGAGCATGATAAGAGACAAATCTTCACTCCTTTCTCTGTTGGCCCTAGAAACTGTATAGGGAAGAA TCTTGCTTATGCCGAGATGCGACTCATCCTGGCCAAGCTTATTTGGAACTACGATATTGAGCTTGCTGAAGAAAGTGTGGACTGGGATAAGAGGTGCAGATGCTATATACTATACGAGAAGGGGCCACTTTACGTATACCTGAAGCCTAGGCAGGGTTGA